The following proteins are encoded in a genomic region of Deinococcus misasensis DSM 22328:
- a CDS encoding M23 family metallopeptidase, translating to MMRPLFLLVFLAVGATGFAHTGSPIPDSRLPEPKEQFGLPFRDPPGPDTWLLGQVYGNTTGAYRQRNSTYRAGQGIHFGLDFSAACGTPVVAIGDGVVQEVDGSHGSPPHNLVIDHGNGLSSLYGHLLRRSDLKVGTRVKRGQVVGLSGDSQFTCRGAPHLHLEIRDSSHVRFFNPIPYIKADWDTLFVQGGFSRGFQRDLANVRKWQHPEDQPDARRGGGLLNAFALSWPPDRVQNTPQGGNFVGYQPASVVWPEKDTRITSGGCCVLPVFTPDSKQVLFIDRPNAQSPVGWYVAGPQKKPVPALPLGFYSPSLRHQVLPATSSGTRIKRLSDGKVVNLSSEVSNVLWSPDESRFVWNETQSTGNFDERQTRVRISAFGQQPRTLTTLYGGGAQGFLDQNTLLLLGKSSRTSDSRVLYTLDLKSGQTRKLETALNIRGVSISPSGKWVAYFLAFNKDRKNGLFVVNAQGEKQPVPGFGSYRWKDPSTLLLVPLKTTPDRHTVYRWNVGQKQMQPLVKLSGKISYDQWTLSPDGKNLAYLNAKDRNVYGLKLP from the coding sequence ATGATGCGTCCTTTGTTTTTGCTGGTGTTTCTTGCTGTGGGTGCGACGGGTTTTGCGCACACCGGAAGTCCCATTCCTGACAGCCGTTTGCCTGAGCCGAAGGAGCAGTTTGGTTTGCCGTTCAGGGACCCGCCGGGTCCGGACACCTGGTTGCTCGGGCAGGTGTATGGGAACACCACGGGGGCGTACCGCCAGAGGAATTCCACGTACCGGGCAGGGCAGGGGATTCATTTTGGTCTGGATTTTTCGGCGGCGTGTGGGACACCGGTGGTGGCGATTGGGGATGGGGTGGTGCAGGAGGTGGATGGATCGCACGGCTCACCTCCGCACAATCTGGTGATTGACCATGGGAACGGTTTGTCGAGTTTGTATGGGCACCTGCTGAGGCGTTCGGATCTGAAGGTGGGGACCCGGGTGAAGCGTGGGCAGGTGGTGGGCCTGAGTGGGGACAGCCAGTTCACCTGCCGGGGTGCGCCGCATTTGCATCTGGAGATCCGGGATTCCAGCCATGTGCGGTTTTTCAACCCCATTCCTTACATCAAGGCCGATTGGGACACCTTGTTTGTGCAGGGGGGATTCTCCAGAGGCTTTCAGCGTGACCTGGCAAACGTGCGGAAGTGGCAGCACCCTGAGGATCAGCCAGATGCCAGAAGGGGAGGGGGCCTTTTGAATGCGTTTGCACTCAGTTGGCCGCCCGACCGGGTGCAGAACACCCCTCAGGGGGGGAATTTTGTGGGTTACCAGCCTGCAAGTGTGGTGTGGCCAGAGAAAGACACCCGGATCACCTCGGGGGGGTGTTGTGTGCTTCCGGTGTTCACGCCGGACAGCAAGCAGGTCTTGTTCATTGACCGTCCGAATGCCCAGAGTCCTGTGGGGTGGTATGTGGCAGGTCCGCAGAAGAAGCCTGTGCCTGCTTTGCCTCTGGGGTTTTATTCGCCGTCTCTCAGGCATCAGGTGCTTCCGGCCACAAGTTCAGGCACCCGCATCAAACGCCTGTCGGATGGGAAGGTGGTGAACCTTTCCTCGGAGGTGTCGAATGTGCTGTGGTCTCCGGATGAGTCGCGTTTTGTGTGGAATGAAACCCAGAGCACCGGGAATTTTGATGAACGCCAGACCCGGGTGAGGATTTCGGCTTTTGGGCAGCAGCCTCGCACGCTGACCACCCTGTATGGGGGTGGAGCTCAGGGTTTCCTGGACCAGAACACCTTGTTGTTGCTGGGGAAATCCAGTCGCACTTCGGACAGTCGGGTGCTGTACACGCTGGATTTGAAGTCAGGCCAGACCCGAAAGCTGGAGACGGCCCTCAACATCCGTGGGGTGAGCATTTCTCCTTCAGGGAAATGGGTGGCTTACTTTCTGGCCTTCAACAAGGACCGCAAGAATGGCCTTTTTGTGGTGAATGCTCAGGGTGAGAAACAGCCCGTTCCGGGTTTTGGGTCTTACCGCTGGAAGGACCCGAGCACCTTGCTGCTGGTGCCCCTGAAAACCACACCGGATAGGCACACTGTGTACCGCTGGAATGTCGGGCAAAAGCAAATGCAGCCTCTGGTGAAGCTCTCGGGGAAAATCAGTTACGACCAGTGGACCCTTTCACCAGATGGCAAGAATCTGGCGTACTTGAATGCCAAGGACCGGAACGTGTATGGCTTGAAGTTGCCATAA